In one Mucilaginibacter ginsenosidivorax genomic region, the following are encoded:
- a CDS encoding OmpA family protein: protein MKFLKAPLFLSLIALVAITFPACKAKKLAEKPAPVETEKMYAPAPKPTPPPAATPAPTPPPAPAKPNYNFTNIQFEFNSAVLKTASYQALDQAVIEMKKDASVKFVLNGNSSAEGTDERNMELSIQRANSVKTYLVNSGISADNLAVKGYGESKPIADNSTEEGRVLNRRVEIKLVQ, encoded by the coding sequence ATGAAGTTTTTAAAAGCCCCTTTATTTTTATCGCTTATTGCTTTAGTGGCCATTACTTTTCCGGCTTGTAAAGCCAAGAAATTAGCCGAAAAACCTGCTCCTGTTGAAACTGAGAAAATGTACGCGCCTGCACCCAAGCCCACACCGCCGCCTGCTGCTACTCCTGCGCCCACACCGCCACCAGCACCTGCAAAACCAAATTATAATTTTACTAATATCCAATTTGAATTTAATTCGGCAGTGTTAAAAACCGCCTCATACCAGGCGCTTGACCAGGCCGTTATCGAAATGAAAAAAGATGCCTCTGTAAAGTTTGTTTTAAATGGCAACTCGTCTGCAGAAGGTACCGACGAACGCAATATGGAATTATCAATCCAACGCGCCAACTCGGTTAAAACATACCTGGTAAACAGCGGCATTAGTGCGGATAACCTGGCGGTTAAAGGCTACGGCGAAAGCAAACCTATTGCCGATAACTCAACCGAAGAAGGCCGTGTTTTGAACCGCAGGGTGGAAATTAAACTTGTGCAATAG
- a CDS encoding glycosyltransferase family 4 protein produces the protein MIKLVDLVYYSHLNYTRPQDVAEKHGPALAFAPYLNNKLDFTFVKHSTFEQHVVMDGVPYYFFKGKNRFWSITIKTHRFIKKLKPDIVMVQGLVFPLQVMFLRLFCGKKFKLIIQHHGELPSGGLKGRLQKMGCNMTDAFLFTSAGNADAWKQKGIIKPDARIFELLEASTAFKPIDKELAKKRTRITGDANFIWVSHLNKNKDPLTVLKGFRDYLPANPGAKLYMIYQSEALLSDIEELITSSAQLRDAVILVGEVANNDLPYWFSAADFYISGSHKEGSGYALLEAMACGCIPIVTSIPSYQKITVNGQYGFLYPAGDADALGQILNALEGTDWKKLSAAVLNHFNKKLSFKTIADDLVDICHRLIHK, from the coding sequence TTGATAAAACTGGTTGATCTTGTTTACTATTCACACCTAAACTATACCCGGCCACAGGACGTAGCAGAAAAACACGGCCCGGCGCTGGCCTTTGCTCCCTACCTTAACAATAAGCTTGATTTTACTTTTGTAAAGCACTCTACCTTTGAACAACATGTGGTGATGGATGGAGTGCCCTATTATTTTTTTAAAGGCAAAAACAGGTTCTGGTCGATAACCATAAAAACGCATCGCTTCATAAAGAAACTGAAGCCCGATATCGTGATGGTACAAGGTCTGGTATTCCCGTTACAGGTAATGTTTTTAAGATTGTTTTGCGGCAAAAAGTTTAAGCTGATCATACAGCATCATGGCGAACTACCTTCAGGTGGCTTAAAAGGCCGCCTGCAAAAAATGGGCTGTAATATGACTGACGCTTTCCTTTTTACCTCGGCCGGGAATGCGGATGCCTGGAAACAAAAAGGCATTATTAAGCCCGATGCCCGGATATTTGAGTTATTAGAGGCTTCTACAGCCTTTAAACCTATTGATAAAGAGCTTGCTAAAAAGCGCACCAGGATTACCGGCGATGCAAATTTTATTTGGGTGAGCCACCTAAATAAAAACAAAGACCCTTTAACCGTTTTAAAAGGTTTCCGGGATTACCTGCCTGCAAACCCGGGTGCAAAATTGTACATGATTTACCAAAGTGAAGCACTTTTAAGCGATATAGAAGAGCTGATAACATCTTCCGCCCAACTACGGGATGCCGTTATTTTAGTAGGCGAAGTCGCAAATAACGATTTGCCTTATTGGTTTAGCGCAGCAGATTTTTATATATCGGGCAGCCATAAAGAAGGAAGCGGCTATGCGTTATTGGAGGCTATGGCCTGTGGTTGTATCCCTATTGTTACCAGCATTCCATCGTATCAAAAAATCACCGTCAACGGTCAATATGGTTTTTTATATCCCGCAGGTGATGCCGATGCTTTGGGTCAAATTCTTAATGCGCTTGAGGGCACAGACTGGAAAAAACTTTCGGCAGCTGTTTTAAATCATTTCAACAAAAAACTAAGCTTTAAAACCATAGCCGACGATTTGGTTGATATTTGCCATCGGTTAATCCATAAATAA
- a CDS encoding ATP-binding cassette domain-containing protein has translation MKHIFNGILRLLSVNEKNRLYRLILLDLFISVLDIAFLGALLIIIGLYSSGTPVQHHFLQLSWLKQQSILPISLFMLLYCGKNWLGYLITRFQHHFFYGVASRLSKRNILHYLKDEYIKFVNVDSSVHIRQVSQQPIEFSHYILNNVQQIISQSLLILFTIGAILIYQPLLFFLLLLVLLPPIVILAYFIKRKSKQVREQTKIASEKSIQYLQESLAGFIESNIYNKHTFLADRYAGYQQQLNNNIATQQTLQGLPARLVEIFAIFGFFILVLVNKWAVRGAVVDVLTIGVFITAAYKIIPGIIKILNSIGQIKTYEFTLNDLLAVKEPGALPKAGMLNIAEPISSIRFHNVYFSYAEQPVVSGISFDVFAGDFVGLSAASGSGKTTIINLLLGFLTPQSGYIYIDGKQADTHKRQQYWNKIAYVKQQNYFIHDTILKNITLTDDQEYDTAKLDEAISFCGLAPLLSGYPEGINKTVRENGKNLSGGQRQRIALARALYHDFDVLIMDEPFGEMDQPAEEAILIQLKQLTAQGKIIFFITHNMASLGYCNKIIPLINE, from the coding sequence TTGAAACACATTTTTAACGGAATACTCAGGCTGCTTAGCGTAAACGAAAAAAACAGGTTGTACAGGCTCATCCTGCTCGATCTGTTTATCAGCGTGCTTGATATTGCTTTTTTAGGCGCATTGCTTATCATCATAGGGCTTTACAGCTCGGGCACCCCTGTTCAACATCATTTTTTACAGCTTAGCTGGCTTAAGCAACAATCTATACTACCAATCAGTTTATTTATGTTGCTGTATTGCGGCAAAAACTGGCTGGGCTACCTCATTACCCGGTTTCAGCATCATTTTTTTTACGGGGTAGCATCGCGATTATCGAAAAGGAATATTCTTCATTATCTGAAGGATGAGTATATCAAATTTGTCAATGTCGATTCATCTGTACACATCCGCCAGGTTAGCCAGCAACCTATCGAATTTAGCCATTACATCCTCAATAATGTACAGCAAATTATATCGCAAAGCCTGCTCATTTTATTTACTATCGGAGCTATATTAATTTACCAGCCATTGCTGTTTTTTTTATTACTGCTGGTGTTGTTACCACCCATAGTTATCCTGGCTTATTTTATCAAACGGAAATCAAAACAGGTGCGCGAGCAAACAAAAATTGCGAGCGAAAAAAGTATTCAGTATTTACAGGAATCGTTAGCCGGGTTTATAGAAAGTAACATTTACAACAAGCACACATTCCTGGCCGATAGGTACGCCGGTTACCAGCAGCAGCTTAATAACAATATCGCAACGCAACAAACCCTGCAGGGGCTGCCGGCAAGATTGGTAGAGATTTTTGCTATTTTTGGTTTTTTTATCCTTGTGCTGGTAAATAAATGGGCTGTACGCGGAGCCGTGGTTGATGTGCTTACCATTGGCGTTTTTATTACCGCTGCTTACAAAATTATCCCCGGTATTATTAAAATCCTGAACAGTATAGGGCAAATAAAAACCTATGAATTTACGCTGAATGATTTACTTGCTGTAAAAGAACCAGGCGCGTTGCCAAAAGCGGGTATGCTTAATATTGCCGAACCCATCAGTTCTATCCGATTTCACAATGTTTATTTTAGTTACGCAGAGCAACCAGTGGTATCCGGCATTAGCTTCGATGTTTTCGCGGGCGATTTTGTTGGCTTATCGGCAGCTTCCGGGAGTGGCAAAACAACCATCATTAATTTATTGCTTGGTTTTTTAACGCCTCAATCGGGTTATATTTATATAGATGGTAAACAAGCAGATACACATAAAAGACAGCAGTACTGGAATAAAATAGCTTATGTAAAACAACAAAACTATTTTATTCACGATACCATCCTCAAAAATATAACCCTTACTGATGATCAGGAATATGATACCGCAAAACTGGATGAGGCCATATCCTTTTGCGGACTTGCCCCTTTGTTATCCGGCTATCCGGAAGGCATCAATAAAACAGTGCGCGAAAACGGCAAAAACCTGAGCGGCGGACAAAGGCAGCGCATAGCCCTGGCAAGAGCGTTATACCACGACTTTGATGTGCTGATTATGGACGAGCCGTTTGGCGAAATGGATCAGCCGGCCGAAGAGGCTATCCTTATCCAGCTAAAGCAGTTAACCGCCCAGGGTAAGATCATATTTTTTATAACACACAACATGGCAAGCCTGGGCTATTGCAATAAAATAATCCCCTTAATAAATGAGTAA
- a CDS encoding Rpn family recombination-promoting nuclease/putative transposase: MPKITPPVPGKYIDPLVDFAFKKIFGSEPNKDLLISFLNEVFRGRKHIINLVYNKNEHPGDLKDEGSAIFDLLCTGDKGERFLIEVQRAKQGYFTERVLFYTSRLISDQAPKGRRSDWGYNITEVYLIALLEDFTLENSHADAYLYDICLCNRETGEIFYDKLGYTFIELSKFVKADNDLDTDLDKWLYFLKNMPKMDRLPVYLRKPIFEKLFSIAEYTNLTKEEKTMYDSSLKHKWDNKNILAYAVQEAREEEKVKVIKNLIVQLGLSDEQTAGVAEVSVDLVKKIRADLSKKI; encoded by the coding sequence ATGCCTAAAATTACGCCACCTGTCCCCGGAAAATACATCGACCCTTTAGTTGACTTTGCATTTAAAAAAATATTTGGCAGCGAACCTAATAAAGACTTGTTAATTTCCTTTTTGAATGAGGTGTTCAGGGGACGCAAGCATATTATTAACTTAGTCTACAATAAGAATGAACATCCGGGCGATTTAAAAGATGAAGGCTCAGCTATATTTGACCTGCTTTGTACTGGTGATAAGGGGGAACGTTTTTTAATTGAGGTACAAAGGGCAAAACAGGGATATTTTACGGAAAGGGTTTTGTTTTATACTTCGCGTTTAATCAGCGACCAGGCCCCAAAAGGTAGACGAAGTGACTGGGGCTATAACATCACCGAAGTATATTTGATTGCCTTACTTGAAGATTTTACATTAGAAAACAGTCACGCCGATGCATACCTGTATGATATTTGCCTCTGCAACAGGGAAACCGGCGAAATATTTTATGATAAACTGGGTTATACATTTATAGAATTAAGTAAATTTGTAAAAGCGGATAACGATTTAGACACGGATTTAGACAAATGGCTGTATTTTTTAAAGAACATGCCAAAAATGGATAGACTACCGGTTTATTTACGGAAGCCAATATTTGAAAAATTGTTCAGTATTGCAGAATATACAAACTTGACAAAGGAGGAGAAAACGATGTATGATAGCAGCTTAAAACATAAGTGGGATAATAAAAATATATTAGCCTACGCTGTTCAAGAAGCCCGTGAAGAGGAAAAAGTTAAAGTAATTAAAAACCTTATCGTCCAGTTAGGTTTATCTGACGAGCAAACCGCAGGTGTTGCTGAAGTATCTGTAGACCTGGTTAAAAAGATCAGAGCAGATTTAAGTAAAAAAATATAA
- a CDS encoding glycosyltransferase family 4 protein: MSKPAALVILTPGFPANGNDTTCLPPMQLFVKALKQHNPLLHIIVISFQYPFKASRYYWHGVEVIAVAGKGKGQLFRLITWRRVWQTLTELNAGYKLVGLLSFWMGECAFIGNRFAKKYGLPHYPWLLGQDAKAGNEYVNRIKPNGESVIAISDFLAKEFRINYGIQPAHVIPTGIDVTLFGAGVVDRDIDIMGAGSLIPLKQYDLFVNIIKNLVAEFPQLKTVICGKGPEMEKLRKQINRLGLENNIELKGELPHPEVLAMMQRSKIFLHTSAYEGYSTVLSEALYAGCQVVSLVNGMNVRPAQHHVPGNAEDLPVIIKALLNDKQLKHEPVLIYTTEEIAARVTGLFMD, encoded by the coding sequence ATGAGTAAGCCTGCAGCATTGGTCATATTAACCCCGGGCTTCCCCGCAAACGGTAACGATACCACTTGTTTACCGCCTATGCAGCTTTTTGTAAAAGCTTTAAAACAACACAATCCACTATTACATATCATCGTAATTAGCTTTCAATACCCTTTTAAGGCTTCAAGGTATTACTGGCATGGGGTTGAGGTTATTGCGGTTGCGGGTAAGGGGAAGGGGCAGCTTTTCAGGCTGATAACATGGCGGCGGGTATGGCAAACCTTAACAGAGCTGAATGCCGGGTACAAACTTGTGGGCTTGCTAAGCTTTTGGATGGGGGAGTGCGCCTTTATTGGCAACCGCTTCGCAAAAAAATACGGTTTACCACATTATCCGTGGCTGCTTGGGCAGGATGCAAAAGCAGGTAATGAGTATGTAAACAGGATAAAACCCAATGGAGAATCGGTAATAGCGATATCGGATTTTTTGGCGAAGGAATTCAGAATAAACTATGGTATTCAGCCGGCGCATGTTATCCCCACTGGTATTGATGTTACGCTTTTTGGTGCCGGGGTGGTCGACCGGGATATCGACATTATGGGTGCAGGCTCGCTCATCCCGCTTAAACAATATGACCTTTTTGTAAATATTATCAAAAACCTTGTTGCAGAATTCCCGCAGCTAAAAACAGTAATATGTGGTAAAGGCCCGGAGATGGAAAAATTGAGAAAACAAATAAACAGGCTTGGGCTTGAAAATAACATCGAATTAAAAGGTGAATTACCGCACCCGGAGGTGTTGGCAATGATGCAGCGATCTAAAATATTTTTGCATACATCGGCTTATGAGGGTTATAGTACTGTTTTAAGCGAGGCCTTATATGCAGGCTGCCAGGTGGTGAGCCTGGTTAACGGAATGAATGTAAGGCCCGCACAACACCACGTTCCTGGCAATGCCGAAGACCTGCCTGTTATTATCAAAGCGCTCTTGAACGATAAGCAACTGAAGCATGAGCCCGTGCTGATATACACCACCGAAGAGATAGCGGCCCGCGTTACCGGCTTATTTATGGATTAA
- a CDS encoding class I SAM-dependent methyltransferase gives MSKLNINDIVPNVATIAPEAFEAMYIAVRDKEGRLYTNKQVARLPEIDSGHQYYKEWKMRKHSADRLISFLKKQRRSLDILEVGCGNGWLSAKLAGIPKAKITGIDPNGIEIEQANRVFKKKNLKFIHGPFNSTSFPEGTQFDVIIFAASIQYFPCIKDVMADAFRLLTSAGRVHVLDTHFYHSGEVEIAAERSKDYFTSIGFPEMAQYYFHHPLKQVMGLKHKVMFNPTSFLNKIIKRNIFYWIKIKP, from the coding sequence TTGTCGAAGCTTAACATAAACGATATTGTCCCTAATGTAGCCACAATTGCCCCTGAAGCGTTTGAGGCCATGTATATTGCCGTGCGCGATAAAGAAGGCAGGCTATATACAAACAAACAAGTAGCGCGCCTGCCGGAAATTGATTCTGGTCATCAGTACTACAAGGAATGGAAAATGAGAAAGCATTCGGCCGACCGGTTAATTTCTTTCTTAAAAAAACAACGGCGCTCATTGGATATCCTCGAGGTTGGCTGCGGTAACGGCTGGCTTTCGGCCAAACTTGCGGGTATCCCTAAAGCCAAAATAACCGGGATTGATCCTAACGGTATTGAAATTGAGCAGGCAAACAGGGTGTTCAAAAAAAAGAACCTTAAATTTATCCACGGCCCTTTTAACAGTACTTCCTTTCCCGAAGGAACTCAATTTGATGTCATCATATTTGCTGCCTCTATCCAATACTTCCCCTGCATTAAGGACGTTATGGCCGACGCATTCCGTTTGCTTACTTCCGCCGGGCGTGTTCACGTACTCGACACCCATTTCTATCATTCCGGTGAGGTTGAAATTGCAGCAGAAAGGAGCAAGGATTATTTTACATCTATCGGTTTTCCGGAGATGGCGCAGTACTATTTTCATCATCCACTGAAACAGGTGATGGGCCTTAAACACAAGGTGATGTTTAATCCCACCTCGTTTTTGAATAAAATCATCAAAAGAAACATTTTTTACTGGATAAAAATTAAACCCTGA
- a CDS encoding fatty acid desaturase — translation MKTDTPFEPIETPDIHFLRRIEVLKKHPEVKQLMGYDPWAAVLTFFIVAGQISFAWGVSVWFPSFGTYWWQIILLSYVVGGTMNHWSAMAVHEMAHNLMLKTPAQNKALAIFANIPVLVPGAIAFRTHHMKHHSHLGIEDVDNDFPSHWEVKMVGKSGIRKFIWLFFYIFFLFLVRGFDTKPTKWEWANIITLIITDALIFVFLGKIAIIYLFLSTLWGFSLHPAAGHFIREHFIFEEGQETNSYYGWLNWVCFNVGYHNEHHDIMNIPGRYLPKYYKITKEFYQHLDSTHSWTRMFYDFITKPNLGADKRYVRTEQIRKQGIKMAEEMKRSREMV, via the coding sequence ATGAAAACCGATACTCCTTTTGAGCCAATTGAAACGCCGGATATTCATTTTTTACGTCGGATAGAAGTATTAAAGAAACACCCGGAGGTAAAACAATTAATGGGGTATGATCCCTGGGCAGCAGTGCTTACTTTTTTTATTGTAGCAGGGCAAATTAGTTTTGCCTGGGGTGTAAGTGTCTGGTTCCCATCGTTTGGGACGTATTGGTGGCAAATTATCCTGCTGTCATACGTGGTAGGCGGTACCATGAACCATTGGTCGGCTATGGCGGTGCACGAAATGGCGCATAACCTGATGCTGAAAACGCCTGCGCAAAATAAGGCGTTGGCCATATTTGCCAATATCCCGGTTTTGGTGCCGGGGGCTATAGCTTTTCGTACACACCATATGAAGCACCACTCCCACCTGGGTATTGAGGATGTTGATAATGATTTCCCCAGCCATTGGGAAGTGAAAATGGTGGGTAAGTCGGGCATCCGTAAATTTATCTGGCTGTTTTTTTACATATTCTTTTTGTTTTTAGTGAGGGGATTTGATACCAAACCAACCAAATGGGAATGGGCCAACATCATTACGCTGATTATCACCGATGCGTTGATTTTTGTGTTTTTAGGGAAAATTGCCATCATCTACCTCTTCCTATCTACCTTGTGGGGGTTCAGCCTGCACCCGGCAGCCGGGCATTTCATTCGCGAGCATTTTATATTTGAAGAAGGACAGGAAACCAATTCATACTATGGCTGGCTTAACTGGGTTTGCTTTAACGTAGGCTACCATAACGAGCACCACGATATTATGAACATACCGGGCCGTTATTTGCCTAAGTATTATAAAATTACCAAAGAGTTTTACCAGCACCTGGATTCCACCCATTCCTGGACCCGGATGTTTTATGATTTTATTACCAAGCCCAATTTAGGCGCCGATAAACGCTACGTGCGCACAGAACAAATCAGAAAACAAGGCATAAAAATGGCCGAAGAAATGAAGCGAAGCCGGGAGATGGTGTAG
- a CDS encoding amidohydrolase family protein → MILGNVVTADGGQTVDIKIEGDKIDTISLLAINADDQLSLYFEDSIIFPGLINSHDHLDFNLFPQLGNQIYNNYTEWGANIHRGFKKEIAAVLNVPRHLRILWGIYKNLLCGVTTVVNHGERLNIDNALLNIFEEKQDLHSASFEKLWKLKLNNPLKRKLPVVIHTGEGSDKLASREIDELISWNKFGRPLVGIHAVAMSKQQAPYFKALVWCPQSNFYLLNKTADIHKLKPFADILFGTDSTLTGSWNIWDHINMARNTGMLSDQELYQSLNKTAAKTWNMNTGEVIAGKYADMVIAKASSGNDYNDAFFATRPAHIQMVIHRGNIRLFDQALFVTLAGSLKGKSFSLIKLDGAYKYVEGNIGELMTSIQSYLPGVVFPVTFIQHQII, encoded by the coding sequence ATGATACTGGGGAATGTGGTAACTGCCGACGGCGGCCAAACAGTTGATATTAAAATTGAAGGCGACAAGATCGATACCATAAGTTTATTGGCCATAAACGCAGATGATCAGTTATCGCTTTATTTTGAAGACTCCATCATTTTCCCCGGCCTTATCAATTCGCACGATCACCTTGATTTTAACCTCTTCCCGCAGCTTGGCAACCAGATTTATAATAACTATACCGAATGGGGAGCAAATATTCACCGGGGGTTTAAAAAAGAAATTGCAGCAGTGCTTAACGTGCCCCGCCATCTGCGGATACTTTGGGGGATATACAAAAACTTATTGTGCGGCGTTACAACTGTGGTAAACCACGGTGAGCGGTTGAACATTGATAATGCCCTGTTGAATATTTTTGAGGAAAAACAAGACCTGCATTCCGCATCGTTTGAAAAGCTCTGGAAATTAAAGCTCAATAATCCATTAAAACGCAAATTACCTGTAGTTATCCATACAGGTGAAGGATCAGATAAACTGGCCTCCCGCGAAATAGATGAACTGATTAGTTGGAATAAATTTGGCCGCCCCTTGGTTGGCATACACGCGGTAGCCATGAGCAAGCAACAGGCCCCCTATTTTAAGGCTTTAGTATGGTGCCCCCAGTCGAACTTTTACCTGTTAAACAAAACAGCCGATATTCATAAACTAAAACCGTTCGCCGATATTCTTTTTGGAACCGACTCTACCCTTACCGGCAGTTGGAATATATGGGACCACATCAACATGGCACGTAATACTGGTATGCTAAGCGACCAGGAACTGTACCAATCGCTCAACAAAACTGCCGCAAAAACCTGGAATATGAATACCGGCGAAGTTATTGCCGGCAAATACGCCGACATGGTTATCGCGAAAGCCAGCAGTGGCAATGACTATAATGACGCTTTTTTTGCCACCCGGCCGGCGCATATCCAAATGGTCATTCACAGGGGAAACATCCGGCTGTTCGACCAGGCCCTGTTCGTTACATTAGCAGGTAGCTTAAAGGGAAAATCCTTTAGTTTGATAAAATTGGATGGAGCCTATAAATATGTTGAAGGAAATATCGGGGAGTTAATGACCTCCATTCAATCGTACTTGCCGGGTGTTGTTTTCCCGGTTACCTTTATACAACATCAAATTATCTAA
- a CDS encoding B12-binding domain-containing radical SAM protein produces MNKILLYNPKSAFYKHRIPNSILNIAASVEGKYDWVIVDGNCETDPLSKIESYLKTGEFGYLGFTVMPGPQLRQAIPLSKIIKERYPYTTMIWGGYFPSSQPKAVLNSGFVDFIINGPGDKAFPRLIDALENHEPYEFIKNLIYKADGKITKTIKEDLLDQDSLPPLPYDKLGTFYPIEKYLGKTYLGQRTMAYHSSIGCPFTCSFCAVVPIYEARWKAKSAKQVYKDVKYIKDKWGADAIEFHDNNFFVSEKRTVEFAKLIEPENMSWWGMARIDTMDKFSDASLEQIRRGGCKIIFFGAESGSNEVLEQLDKGGTQTGDQIIRFAERLKKFDIIPEYSFVLGTPAPTPEKVQAQIDFEIDFIKKVKTVNPRTEIVLYTYTPVPTEGSELYKQVLDQGFQYPQSLEDWMSPAWESFDLRKNPLTPWLKPQMVDKIRNFETVLNGVYPTVTDIRLNDLKRKSIKFISNLRYKANLYKYPYEIKLLQRFWKYRQPEISGF; encoded by the coding sequence ATGAATAAGATCTTACTTTATAACCCTAAAAGCGCTTTTTATAAGCACCGCATTCCTAATTCTATTTTAAATATTGCCGCATCTGTTGAGGGCAAGTACGATTGGGTAATTGTTGATGGTAATTGCGAAACAGATCCGCTAAGTAAAATAGAAAGTTATTTAAAAACAGGCGAGTTTGGTTACCTGGGATTTACAGTGATGCCTGGCCCGCAATTAAGGCAAGCTATTCCGCTATCAAAAATCATCAAAGAACGATATCCCTATACCACCATGATTTGGGGAGGATATTTTCCGTCCAGTCAGCCCAAGGCGGTATTGAATTCGGGCTTTGTAGATTTTATCATCAACGGCCCCGGCGACAAAGCATTTCCCCGCTTGATTGACGCTTTGGAAAACCACGAACCTTATGAGTTTATTAAAAACCTGATTTATAAAGCCGACGGTAAAATTACCAAAACCATTAAAGAAGACTTACTTGACCAGGATTCGCTGCCGCCATTACCCTACGATAAACTGGGTACTTTTTACCCGATAGAAAAATATTTGGGCAAAACCTATTTAGGACAACGAACTATGGCCTACCATTCCAGTATTGGCTGTCCGTTTACCTGTTCATTTTGTGCCGTGGTGCCTATATATGAAGCGCGCTGGAAAGCTAAATCGGCAAAGCAGGTTTACAAAGATGTTAAATACATCAAGGATAAATGGGGCGCTGATGCCATTGAATTTCATGATAATAATTTTTTTGTATCAGAGAAACGGACCGTTGAATTTGCCAAATTAATAGAACCCGAAAATATGTCGTGGTGGGGAATGGCGCGTATTGATACCATGGATAAATTCAGCGATGCCTCATTAGAGCAAATACGCCGTGGCGGATGCAAAATTATATTTTTTGGTGCCGAAAGCGGGAGTAACGAGGTTTTGGAACAACTGGATAAAGGGGGCACACAAACCGGCGACCAGATTATCCGGTTTGCGGAACGATTGAAGAAATTTGATATTATTCCCGAATATTCCTTTGTGCTGGGTACACCGGCACCCACGCCAGAGAAAGTGCAGGCGCAGATTGATTTTGAAATTGACTTTATCAAGAAAGTTAAAACAGTAAACCCGCGCACCGAGATCGTTTTATATACTTACACCCCCGTACCTACCGAGGGTTCTGAATTGTATAAGCAGGTTTTAGACCAGGGCTTTCAGTACCCTCAAAGTCTGGAAGATTGGATGAGCCCCGCATGGGAAAGTTTCGACCTGCGCAAAAACCCACTTACCCCGTGGCTAAAACCCCAAATGGTTGATAAGATACGCAACTTTGAAACAGTGCTAAACGGCGTGTACCCAACCGTGACTGATATCAGGTTAAATGACTTAAAGCGGAAGTCGATCAAATTCATTTCCAACTTACGGTACAAAGCCAACCTGTATAAATACCCTTACGAAATAAAATTACTACAGCGGTTTTGGAAATACCGCCAACCTGAAATATCCGGATTTTAA
- a CDS encoding class I SAM-dependent methyltransferase, whose protein sequence is MLATVKNYIKSKITPPVTEKSVVEAYDLWASDYDMQPGNLMLHLDGILFKGLLEGLELNGKLVADIGCGTGRQWPAIFNKKPAALTGFDVSAGMLKKLKDKYPDAYIRKITNNLFSDVADASFDIIVSTLTVAHIEDIDEAMHAWSRLLKAGGEIIITDFHPHTLASGGKRTFKHGNRLMAVRNYIHPIFTIKEALISNGFKLITQQEIKIDETMKLFYADANALHVYEKYLGFPVIYGIHLKRD, encoded by the coding sequence ATGCTGGCAACTGTTAAAAACTATATAAAAAGCAAAATAACACCCCCGGTAACCGAAAAAAGCGTGGTAGAGGCCTACGATTTGTGGGCTTCTGACTACGATATGCAGCCCGGCAACCTCATGCTGCACCTTGACGGGATACTTTTTAAAGGCTTGCTGGAAGGCCTGGAGTTGAACGGCAAACTGGTAGCCGATATAGGCTGTGGCACCGGCAGGCAATGGCCCGCCATATTTAATAAAAAACCGGCGGCGTTAACCGGTTTTGATGTATCTGCCGGGATGTTAAAAAAACTGAAGGATAAATATCCTGACGCGTATATACGAAAAATTACCAATAACTTGTTTTCGGATGTTGCCGACGCTTCTTTCGATATTATAGTTTCAACACTAACCGTTGCCCATATTGAAGATATAGACGAGGCTATGCACGCCTGGAGCCGTTTGCTTAAAGCCGGCGGCGAGATCATTATCACCGATTTCCATCCGCATACACTGGCATCTGGCGGCAAGCGTACCTTTAAACACGGTAATAGGTTAATGGCGGTACGTAATTATATACACCCTATTTTTACCATTAAGGAGGCGCTTATAAGCAATGGTTTTAAACTGATAACACAGCAGGAAATTAAAATTGATGAAACCATGAAGCTGTTTTACGCAGACGCCAACGCCCTGCATGTTTACGAAAAATACCTGGGCTTCCCGGTTATTTATGGTATTCATTTAAAAAGAGACTAA